Proteins from one Plasmodium cynomolgi strain B DNA, chromosome 10, whole genome shotgun sequence genomic window:
- a CDS encoding adenosylhomocysteinase (S-adenosyl-L-homocystein e hydrolase;~putative) has product MCENKSKVKDLSLAPFGKLQMQISENEMPGIMTIREEYEKVKPLKGAKITGCLHMTVECALLIETLQKLGAQIRWCSCNIYSTVDYAAAAVSTLENVVVFAWKGETLEEYWWCVESALTWENEEGPDLIVDDGGDATLLVHKGAEYEKLYEEKQILPDPESAKNEEEKCFLILLKKSILKNPKKWTNIAKKIIGVSEETTTGVLRLKKMDKNNELLFTAINVNDAVTKQKYDNVYGCRHSLPDGLMRATDFLISGKIVVICGYGDVGKGCASSMKGLGARVYVTEIDPICAIQAVMEGFNVVTLEEIVEKGDFFITCTGNVDVIKLEHLMKMKNNAVVGNIGHFDDEIQVNELFNCEGIHIENVKPQVDRVTLPNGNKIIVLAKGRLLNLGCATGHPAFVMSFSFCNQVFAQLDLWESRNSSKYQNKVYLLPKELDEKVALYHLKKLNASLTQLDDKQCEFLGVTKGGPYKSDSYSSNPPARGIQTGNPFPMVAVHHTVRRFAWECINR; this is encoded by the coding sequence ATGTGCGAAAACAAGAGCAAGGTAAAAGATTTGAGCTTAGCCCCCTTTGGGAAGCTCCAAATGCAGATCTCTGAAAATGAAATGCCAGGAATTATGACAATCCGAGAGGAGTACGAAAAGGTGAAGCCCCTTAAAGGTGCAAAAATAACTGGCTGTTTACATATGACGGTTGAATGTGCACTGCTAATAGAGACACTACAAAAGCTGGGAGCCCAAATAAGGTGGTGCTCATGCAACATATACTCGACAGTAGATTACGCAGCTGCCGCTGTGAGCACGTTGGAAAATGTAGTAGTGTTTGCATGGAAAGGGGAAACGTTGGAAGAGTATTGGTGGTGTGTAGAAAGTGCGTTGACCtgggaaaatgaagaaggaccAGATCTCATCGTTGATGATGGTGGTGATGCAACGCTGCTAGTTCATAAAGGTGCTGAATATGAAAAGTTGTATGaagagaaacaaattttaccTGACCCCGAgtcagcaaaaaatgaagaagaaaaatgtttcctcattttgttaaaaaaatctatTCTTAAGAACCCCAAAAAATGGACTAACATTGCCAAGAAAATTATCGGAGTGTCTGAAGAAACTACAACAGGAGTGCTAAGATTGAagaaaatggacaaaaataatgaactCCTTTTTACAGCCATAAATGTAAACGATGCAGTGACGAAGCAGAAGTATGATAATGTTTATGGCTGCAGACATTCCCTCCCAGATGGATTAATGCGCGCAACGGATTTCCTCATTTCAGGAAAAATTGTTGTCATATGTGGATATGGAGATGTTGGAAAAGGTTGTGCTTCCTCTATGAAAGGCTTAGGTGCAAGAGTATACGTCACGGAAATTGACCCCATTTGTGCCATTCAAGCTGTTATGGAAGGCTTTAATGTAGTTACCCTAGAAGAAATTGTAGAAAAAGGAGATTTCTTTATCACCTGTACAGGCAATGTTGATGTAATTAAACTAGAGCACctaatgaaaatgaaaaataatgctGTGGTGGGAAACATCGGACATTTCGATGATGAAATACAAGTTAACGAACTGTTTAATTGTGAAGGAATACATATTGAGAATGTGAAGCCACAGGTAGATAGAGTAACTCTACCtaatggaaacaaaattattgtcCTTGCAAAAGGGAGACTTTTAAATCTTGGATGTGCTACTGGTCATCCTGCTTTTGTCatgtccttttccttttgtaaTCAAGTTTTTGCACAACTAGATTTATGGGAAAGTAGAAACAGTTCCAAGTATCAGAACAAAGTCTATTTGTTGCCTAAGGAGCTCGATGAAAAGGTTGCCCTTTACCATTTGAAGAAACTCAATGCTTCTCTAACGCAGTTGGACGACAAGCAGTGCGAGTTCTTGGGCGTCACCAAAGGTGGCCCCTACAAGAGTGACTCCTATAG
- a CDS encoding hypothetical protein (putative), whose protein sequence is MYKRAPTRDEYYIQHGNKKCFTGKVPIGISRISRVSCTVAPNATHANSAGEPITGTNRKRRKRPHGGSRRSRSRNRRSRRSRSRSKSSSRSSIAAATTAKQKMPKRTHATITSIILLLLHVLPQNAGIKIKRLSDAFNFIEPAIWKSNSKYEINPNLHFVRRIEKWDRLKMRSSPNGEHAQGTNASASDEENVLLEKQRRRNDAMDNHVSSCQHGNTPPKGGATVEEKKAKREYLNGEILNEEEINENMRFQQWSDRIQFSEANCFYYDVAHECVSTKKYYKIYQVNSSFYRREFMLTDSSSVSLVPFLNKKESEQACQSLTKNFSGKMTYDMFVGGKGEAAGEAAGEVTRDAAGEVTRDAAGEVTRDAATSCEEKSGGWPSQNSVTQNSATAGGDRYEESLLSEEQVGQLSDINFALRANMLFPTESLRSSIYIGKEAFNDFLEKGTESIKLAMNKHLHHYYRHNLKSNLDDKIFLMFILRYIKNYILKIVYRTFQVKLSNEMEIENDSNVQPSGSNKMISNETYIELASEFEEIINILTHFIEKMKKMFKIEEKELEDYLSKKKEIINYSTPYVLQNNEEAERHIMNMWNYFNFKIFNNELPNFDSINFFWITDKVEKLKKISNMKMYRIGNKHFLNLPNIMFHCALKTSPLLLNYTILKVMYEYQKLLCVDILPFKEVKNYNMSKKIDEKKQKIIKFVHGIAGLLENIDFHFYAPYLGDLNLDNEEAATFYSYVKDINGDDKKMFRPLEYNKELSFSPGEGIMEDTDVSDTDVSGTDVSSTDVSGTNVSGTNVSGANVSGTSVSGASVSGANRGVANMEDSPPDAPPLDDDEPDQDDLTMLLLKSNATSDINRAIQMATNVYRKKNVGHLWGNPADVTSPEASEAEGRTALRVKADPGKTNPGASYQLKENNPALQRFRIPLNEFASSLFLCDVNNSTKLLTQGIEKLKQLNEFDLTYVHNALTYACMRFLHESGNENEDVESLLKKYEKNEKVETTNNIMTLQMMVVIGELFRNIRKSRTKEKYFFKKILQTDVITNIYKDASIYDEHMNINKMDYVMNNLKIAYPMKSNIMLTPKNREEIAYYFLNYYTKHLFRYDLPNNVIIKFTDKISGLSFYDYNFDYVSNDVVIYVHNDVSNSFVLSRVILDECLNVYEKYTTYVHKYGGNTDNSTVREAKSKLKKEGGPHDESTTQRNSTERRNDQSGRNHSRDDAKLEEEFLEDEDPDEEEMNHLDAEEEHIDAENINLDNIKEVDSSGESPAEDNTDDQPVDDEHVDIFNYVKVNRIKQFIRFVIEYNQWPFFLDETINLDSYLSSEELELLKNVKHYNSLNNFFLKLKEAHIDKKRIMEIIQSAIKREDCKEIWEEKKIPIKHIASALFTNNYINLFKVFQRGIKVLLNMNLNEIDLVMNKCKYACEIVYYKRLEELKSSNNNLIFTMYNENVSSIEYYFDKLKEKIILISLIKKEDIFGTLINLISGIFPNKTKSVSEFENGPQDKKPKEKIDELIFLYDSERKKCGFTTELNRSAVTQNLFHFFNKEIFEGKIKNVQIEFVKNDETLSTHLNLVNSFESPKILINDNVYSVTILANVLLKEMAEIFYFYNENKIERENKLYLKKDFKSAYLPVVFKYANCFQGGESKAAFDFGEEHPEGKHPEGKLPEGKLLGEKHPEGKHTGEKHPEGKQNLQVGPLPTHLTIPGATASPLQKEQLIAEKDKMDIDNLIDRIANYNHEEMFKEILEFRKEKYNDKAEVQKCLEEYLYTYDKLNVMKYGTPGVSEKKEKNEQSDGTATPNTDPATPNTDPATPSTDPAMELYFEPNDLKSIYLNYMYKYIEYVIKKKEFPIVFNEINEEWINALTELENQKILVYSTKNNSGHLYDLLINSKACSSKRALAILEHSLQKRNSDDELVERTLSRSEDNDAIKSFDEFVLWINKNMRKNYEKIDHQELLNADAPENVKDDIKDVIKEYNALYDANATRNLDPNSVTIDNLKDLVKKHNISKEEILSAMSQLDMPEDFDVDSLFK, encoded by the exons ATGTACAAAAGAGCACCCACCAGGGATGAGTACTACATTcagcat GGAAACAAGAAATGCTTCACCGGAAAAGTCCCCATCGGAATCTCCCGCATCAGCCGCGTTTCCTGCACCGTCGCCCCCAATGCTACACACGCGAATAGCGCAGGGGAGCCCATAACTGGCACGAATCGGAAGAGGCGAAAGAGGCCCCACGGTggcagcagaagaagcagaagcagaaacagaagaagcagaagaagcagaagcagaagcaaaaGCAGCAGTAGGAGCAGCATAGCAGCCGCTACGACGGCGAAGCAGAAAATGCCAAAACGCACGCATGCAACCATAACGAGCATAATCCTTCTTCTACTCCACGTCCTTCCCCAAAATGCGGgtataaaaattaagagaCTGAGCGAtgcatttaattttatcgaACCAGCCATCTGGAAAAGCAACTCcaaatatgaaataaatcCCAATCTTCACTTTGTGCGGAGAATAGAGAAATGGGATCGCCTTAAGATGAGGAgttccccaaatggggagcaCGCGCAAGGTACTAACGCTTCAGCCagtgatgaagaaaatgttcTGCTGGAGAAGCAGCGCAGGAGGAATGATGCCATGGACAATCATGTGTCGAGCTGCCAACACGGGAACACCCCTCCAAAGGGAGGCGCCACCgtagaagagaaaaaagccAAACGAGAATACCTAAATGGGGAAATAttaaacgaagaagaaataaatgaaaacatGAGGTTTCAGCAGTGGAGTGACCGAATACAATTTTCGGAGGCAAACTGTTTCTACTACGACGTAGCACACGAGTGCGTTAGTACAAAGAAGTACTATAAGATATATCAGGTGAATTCTAGCTTTTACAGAAGGGAGTTCATGTTGACTGACAGTTCTTCCGTGAGTTTGGTCCcatttttgaacaaaaaggagagcgaACAAGCGTGTCAATCGCTGACGAAAAATTTTAGCGGAAAAATGACGTATGATATGTTcgtgggggggaagggcGAAGCGGCAGGAGAAGCGGCAGGAGAAGTGACAAGAGACGCGGCAGGAGAAGTGACGAGAGACGCGGCAGGAGAAGTGACGAGAGACGCGGCAACCAGCTGTGAGGAAAAGAGTGGAGGTTGGCCTTCCCAAAATAGCGTAACGCAAAATAGCGCAACCGCTGGCGGAGACCGCTACGAGGAATCACTGCTGAGCGAAGAGCAAGTGGGGCAGCTGTCCGACATCAATTTCGCGCTGCGGGCGAACATGCTTTTCCCGACCGAGTCGCTGCGTAGCTCCATATACATCGGGAAGGAGGCCTTCAACGACTTCCTCGAAAAGGGAACGGAGTCCATCAAGCTAGCGATGAACAAGCATTTGCATCACTACTATAGACACAACCTGAAAAGTAACTTGGACGACAAAATTTTCCTCATGTTCATCCTGAGGTATatcaaaaattacattttaaaaatagtatACAGGACATTCCAAGTCAAACTAAGCAACGAAATGGAAATCGAGAATGACTCCAATGTACAGCCAAGTGGAAGCAACAAAATGATTAGTAACGAAACGTATATAGAGCTAGCATCcgaatttgaagaaataataaatatattaacacactttatagaaaaaatgaaaaaaatgttcaaaattgaagaaaaagaattggaAGATTATTTGtccaagaaaaaggaaattataaattattcaaCTCCAtatgttttacaaaataatgaagaagcagaaagaCATATTATGAACATgtggaattattttaattttaaaattttcaacaaTGAGTTGCCAAATTTTGACTCGATAAATTTCTTTTGGATAACTGACAAAGTGGAGAAActgaagaaaatttcaaatatgaaaatgtacAGAATTGggaataaacattttttaaacttacCCAATATTATGTTCCACTGTGCGTTGAAAACGTCTCCCCTGTTATTAAATTACACCATATTAAAGGTCATGTATGAATACCAGAAATTATTGTGCGTGGATATTTTACCCTTCAAGGAAGTAAAGAATTATAAtatgtccaaaaaaattgatgagaagaaacagaaaattatCAAGTTCGTTCACGGGATTGCTGGCTTGCTGGAGAATATCgacttccatttttatgctcCCTATTTGGGAGACCTCAATTTGGACAACGAGGAGGCAGCCACGTTTTACTCCTACGTTAAGGATATCAATGGGGATGACAAGAAGATGTTCCGTCCTTTGGAATACAACAAGGAGCTTTCGTTTTCCCCGGGGGAGGGCATCATGGAGGATACCGATGTGAGCGACACCGATGTGAGCGGCACCGATGTGAGCAGCACCGATGTGAGCGGCACCAATGTGAGCGGTACCAATGTGAGCGGCGCCAATGTGAGCGGCACCAGTGTGAGCGGCGCCAGTGTGAGCGGCGCCAACCGGGGAGTGGCCAACATGGAAGACTCCCCCCCGGATGCCCCCCCCCTGGACGATGACGAGCCAGACCAGGACGACCTCACAATGCTGCTCCTCAAATCGAACGCCACCAGCGACATCAACCGAGCCATCCAGATGGCCACCAACGTgtataggaagaaaaacgtcGGCCATCTGTGGGGTAACCCCGCGGACGTCACAAGCCCGGAAGCGAGCGAGGCAGAAGGAAGAACCGCGCTAAGAGTAAAAGCAGACCCTGGTAAAACCAACCCAGGGGCCTCTTACCAATTGAAGGAGAACAACCCAGCACTGCAGCGATTCAGAATACCGCTGAACGAATTTGCGTCCTCCCTTTTCCTATGCGATGTGAACAACTCCACGAAGCTTCTAACACAGGGAATCGAAAAGCTAAAGCAGCTAAACGAGTTCGACTTAACTTATGTACATAACGCCCTGACGTACGCGTGCATGCGTTTTTTACACGAAAGTGGtaacgaaaatgaagatgtGGAAagccttttaaaaaaatatgaaaaaaacgaaaaggtaGAAACGACCAACAACATCATGACGCTGCAAATGATGGTGGTCATAGGAGAACTCTTCCGAAACATCAGGAAGTCGAGAACAAAGGAgaaatacttttttaaaaaaatcctaCAGACAGATgttattacaaatatatacaaagaTGCCAGTATCTACGATGAACATATGaacattaacaaaatggattaCGTGatgaataatttaaaaattgcttaTCCCATGAAAAGTAACATTATGTTGACGCCAAAAAATAGAGAAGAAATCGCCTACTATTTTTTGAACTATTACACCAAGCACCTTTTCCGTTATGATTTGCCAAACAAtgtcataataaaatttacggACAAAATATCTGGGCTAAGTTTTTACGATTACAATTTTGACTATGTATCGAATGATGTGGTCATTTATGTGCATAACGATGTTAGTAACTCGTTCGTGCTGTCTAGGGTCATCCTGGATGAGTGCCTCAACGTGTATGAAAAGTACACCACATACGTGCACAAGTATGGGGGGAACACGGATAACTCGACGGTTAGGGAGGCCAAGAGCAAGCTGAAGAAGGAAGGGGGTCCGCATGATGAGTCAACTACGCAGAGGAATAGCACTGAAAGGAGAAATGATCAATCGGGAAGGAACCACTCAAGGGATGACGCCAAGTTGGAGGAGGAATTTCTGGAAGATGAAGACCCAGACGAGGAAGAGATGAATCATCTGGATGCGGAAGAGGAGCACATCGACGCAGAAAATATCAACTTGGACAATATCAAAGAGGTGGATAGCTCAGGAGAGTCCCCAGCTGAAGACAACACAGATGACCAACCTGTGGATGACGAACATGTGGATATCTTCAACTACGTGAAAGTAAATCGAATAAAGCAGTTCATTCGGTTTGTGATCGAATACAACCAGTGGCCCTTCTTCCTAGATGAAACGATCAACCTGGACTCGTATCTGAGCAGCGAAGAGCTGGAACTGTTGAAAAACGTAAAGCATTATAACAGCCTAAATAACTTTTTCCTAAAGCTGAAAGAAGCACAtatagacaaaaaaagaatcatgGAAATCATTCAAAGTgccataaaaagggaagactGCAAAGAGATAtgggaggaaaagaaaatccCCATTAAACACATCGCCTCTGCATTATTCACAAATAATTACATCAATTTATTTAAAGTTTTCCAGAGGGGCATAAAGGTGTTACTAAATATGAACTTAAATGAAATTGACCTAGTTATGAACAAATGCAAATATGCATGCGAAATTGTTTACTATAAAAGATTGGAAGAACTCAAGTCTTCCAACAATAATCTCATTTTTACCATGTACAACGAAAATGTAAGCTCGATTGAATATTACTTTGACAAgctaaaggaaaaaattattttaatcaGCTTGATCAAGAAGGAAGATATATTTGGGACTCTCATAAATTTGATATCTGGTATTTTCCCCAATAAGACTAAATCCGTGAGCGAATTTGAAAATGGCCCTCAGGACAAAAAaccaaaggagaaaattgaCGAGCTCATTTTCCTGTACGACTCTGAGAGGAAGAAGTGTGGCTTCACAACGGAGCTAAATAGATCCGCTGTCACACAGAAcctgtttcactttttcaacaaagaaatatttgaaggaaaaataaagaatgtCCAAATCGAATTCGTCAAAAATGACGAAACTCTTTCCACACACTTGAATTTAGTCAACTCTTTTGAAAgtccaaaaattttaattaatgaCAATGTGTATTCAGTTACCATTTTGGCGAATGTATTGCTTAAAGAAATGGCTGAGATTTTTTACTTCTACAATGAGAACAAAATCGAGAGGGAAAATAAGCTCTACTTGAAGAAGGACTTTAAGAGTGCATACCTGCCCGTCGTTTTCAAGTATGCCAATTGTTTCCAGGGCGGGGAGAGTAAAGCGGCCTTCGACTTTGGCGAGGAACACCCAGAGGGGAAGCACCCAGAGGGGAAGCTCCCAGAGGGGAAGCTCCTAGGGGAGAAACACCCAGAGGGGAAGCACacaggggagaagcacccagaggggaagcaaaacCTCCAAGTGGGGCCCCTTCCAACCCACTTAACAATCCCTGGAGCAACCGCATCCCCACTGCAGAAAGAACAACTCATCGcggagaaggacaaaatggatatCGACAACCTGATCGACCGAATCGCAAACTACAACCATGAAGAAATGTTCAAAGAAATTCTAGAGTTTCGAAAAGAGAAATATAATGACAAAGCAGAGGTGCAAAAATGTCTGGAGGAATATCTATACACATACGACAAGTTGAATGTCATGAAATATGGCACACCTGGGGtgagtgagaaaaaagaaaaaaatgagcaatcGGATGGCACCGCTACGCCAAACACAGACCCTGCAACGCCAAACACAGACCCAGCAACGCCAAGCACAGACCCGGCAATGGAACTGTATTTCGAACCAAACGACCTCAAAAGTATTTACcttaattatatgtataaatacaTCGAGTAcgtgattaaaaaaaaagagttccCCATTGTATTTAACGAAATAAACGAGGAATGGATTAACGCTTTGACGGAGCTCGAAAATCAGAAAATTCTGGTCTActccacaaaaaataacagtGGGCATCTGTACGACCTACTCATTAATAGCAAAGCATGTTCGTCAAAGAGGGCCCTGGCGATTCTGGAACATAgcttacaaaaaaggaacagcgATGACGAACTGGTGGAGAGGACCCTATCTCGCAGTGAAGACAATGATGCCATAAAAAGTTTCGACGAATTTGTCCTGtggataaataaaaatatgagaaaAAACTACGAAAAGATAGACCACCAGGAATTGTTAAATGCTGATGCCCctgaaaatgtgaaggatGATATCAAGGACGTTATAAAAGAGTACAATGCTCTGTACGATGCCAATGCTACGAGGAACTTAGACCCCAACAGCGTTACTATTGACAATTTAAAAGATTTGGTTAAGAAGCACAACATTTCGAAGGAGGAGATACTGTCCGCCATGAGCCAGCTGGACATGCCCGAAGACTTCGACGTAGACTCGTTGTTCAAGTGA
- a CDS encoding hypothetical protein (putative) has protein sequence MGSEQLNLKILMKKFLSEEKEYIKFMNKDQRDIILFEKENFYIHANTLCGIESRKKERYNSNYTFSYINSVGYKYISILEKSKIIKFIEDNEDNDEIKVNFFVYDLKKILNLHDYVDVEDKDQGIQVDLFHLDVVGDVDRDSEHGKEDGKKKDYVKGSSAKGATPGGKHKEEEGETFSSGHRKRKREGAELQEREGAQTGVHTKPAYHEKSSSDLDKGIANTVAKENFVSFDSVRTVCDTEKMDNSLILYVTKGSPESKHILNEIDSWERMGDYNFLQRDIPSQEYDPLIYFNCNEVNALEEFGNDASNNYDFFRVEVTDPTNRKDHSGGNSPIGSAPIGEEVQIEEATQAGNLHDGKNKITKNQSGEKDGENKSNHHEDTPDSSLQNMMKHYFGKDNFFKNIFLQNVNLYSVLKNTYFSNTQNETQIDQCVKLIVDKFHRDYIKFMENEQHIGLSTCNDFLRRYSKHNYTHIYQKGDLYKNFADYDMLDLDLSINEYNVEGRHSPNQVNDQFDVQCQNGPSVDVEDTKFLVGQFIPLEIVQNFNDHDKIIFFHDLLAQYVQAVGDKQCYNANRAHVNFVHNFVNDFSLKENLYWGVNPKRGCPLPPEELVLSDPEDFLFDLVQKEAVTTGGDAVPVDGKDDQKNKFPFTENNCAVVRSKIDRKTISKMKLTDEQAIANEEMTKSVLLKEVNMQDAYDQIGKNASDFSRIYNLFERELLNKSNIKNVYINGIKKNIIIDDGHMKTRVEKKSLKLIDEIHLTYKKRPIILIEKESSNHIINRNNVESFFVHNRLDNSGPNRKGTHVTGGAGDGAAGPYNSIPIIYKMFNKKKSIKFSFIENDQISKLTETDWKCVIAVIIKSKESLKNILNEYPFEIPTALFQPFKSFFFMFNDVIIPSDLLTGGNVDIIRLSRDKRNEDYLAVNKFWTNIEKFILQRRDRSCYTRKRKL, from the exons ATGGGGAGCGAACAACTCAACTTAAAAATTCTGATGAAGAAATTCCTCAGCGAGGAGAAGGAGTACATCAAATTTATGAATAAGGATCAAAGGGATATCATACttttcgaaaaggaaaacttttACATACATGCAAATACCCTCTGTGGAATTGAaagcaggaaaaaagaaaggtacAAC AGTAACTACACGTTTTCATACATAAATTCTGTTGgctataaatatattagcATACTtgagaaaagcaaaattattaaatttattgaagACAATGAAGATAATGACGAAAttaaagtaaatttttttgtgtatgatttgaagaaaattctGAATTTGCACGACTATGTAGACGTGGAAGATAAGGATCAGGGCATACAGGTGGACCTCTTTCATTTGGACGTCGTGGGGGATGTGGACAGGGATAGCGAACATGGGAAGGaagatgggaagaaaaaggactATGTAAAAGGAAGTAGCGCTAAAGGTGCCACACCGGGGGGGAAACataaggaggaagaaggagaaacatTTAGCTCTGGTCACCGCAAGAGGAAGAGAGAAGGGGCGGAACTGCAAGAACGGGAAGGTGCCCAAACTGGGGTTCACACAAAGCCCGCATATCACGAAAAAAGCAGCAGTGATCTCGACAAAGGTATCGCCAACACTGTTGCGAAGGAAAATTTCGTCTCCTTCGACAGCGTAAGAACCGTATGtgacacagaaaaaatggacaactCACTAATCCTTTATGTGACGAAGGGGAGCCCGGAAAGTAAACATATCCTCAATGAAATCGACTCGTGGGAGAGAATGGGGGATTACAACTTCCTTCAGAGAGATATCCCCTCTCAAGAGTACGACCCGTTAATCTATTTCAATTGTAACGAAGTTAACGCCCTGGAGGAATTTGGAAACGATGCGAGCAACAATTATGACTTCTTCAGAGTGGAGGTTACGGACCCAACGAATAGGAAAGACCATTCGGGAGGGAATTCTCCGATCGGAAGTGCCCCAATTGGGGAAGAAGTTCAAATAGAGGAGGCAACACAAGCGGGTAACCTCCACGAtgggaagaataaaataacgaaaaatcAAAGTGGTGAAAAggatggggaaaataaaagtaatCACCATGAGGACACCCCTGACAGTAGCCTGCAAAACATGATGAAGCATTACTTCGGAaaagacaatttttttaaaaatatttttctccaaaatgtgAATTTATATtctgttttaaaaaacacatatttttcgaacacacaaaatgaaacgcaaattGATCAGTGCGTAAAATTAATTGTCGATAAATTCCACAGGGATTACATAAAATTCATGGAGAATGAACAACATATTGGTTTGTCCACTTGTAACGATTTTCTGAGAAGGTACTCCAAGCATAACTACACACATATTTATCAGAAGGGAgatttgtataaaaattttgccGATTATGACATGCTGGACCTCGATTTGAGCATTAATGAATACAATGTAGAGGGAAGACATTCGCCCAATCAGGTTAATGACCAATTCGATGTTCAGTGTCAAAATGGCCCTTCAGTGGATGTAGAAGATACGAAATTTTTGGTTGGCCAATTTATCCCCCTAGAAATAGTCCAAAATTTCAATGATCACGATAagataattttctttcacGATTTGTTGGCTCAGTATGTGCAAGCCGTAGGTGACAAACAGTGCTACAATGCAAATAGGGCACATGTCAACTTCgtgcataattttgttaatgaCTTTTCCCTTAAGGAGAATCTCTATTGGGGGGTGAATCCCAAGAGAGGTTGCCCACTCCCCCCAGAGGAACTTGTCCTATCCGATCCGGAAGACTTCCTTTTCGATTTGGTACAGAAGGAGGCGGTCACCACGGGTGGAGATGCCGTTCCAGTGGACGGAAAAGACGatcagaaaaataaattcccaTTCACAGAAAACAACTGCGCAGTGGTAAGAAGCAAAATTGACAGGAAAACCATCTCAAAGATGAAATTAACAGACGAGCAGGCTATagcaaatgaagaaatgacCAAGTCGGTACTCCTTAAAGAAGTTAACATGCAGGACGCGTATGACCAGATTGGAAAAAACGCCAGTGACTTCAGTCGCATATATAACCTTTTCGAACGAGAGCTTCTAAACAaaagtaatataaaaaatgtatacataaatggaataaagaaaaacattaTCATCGATGATGGTCATATGAAAACgagagtggaaaaaaaatcgttaaaACTTATCGACGAAATTCACTTAACGTATAAGAAGAGACCCATTATATTGATAGAAAAAGAGAGCAGCAACCACATAATTAACAGGAACAATGTGGAATCGTTTTTTGTACATAACCGTTTGGATAACTCTGGCCCTAATAGGAAAGGGACTCATGTCACAGGTGGTGCGGGTGACGGTGCAGCAGGGCCGTACAATTCCATACCTATCATATACAAAatgtttaacaaaaaaaaaagcataaaattttCGTTCATCGAAAATGATCAGATTTCGAAATTAACCGAAACGGACTGGAAGTGTGTCATTGCAGTTATCATAAAATCTAAGGAGTCgctaaaaaacattttaaatgaatacccGTTCGAAATTCCTACTGCGCTCTTCCAGCCAttcaaatcatttttttttatgttcaatGATGTTATAATACCGTCCGATTTGTTGACAGGTGGGAATGTCGATATCATCAGACTCAGTCGGGACAAGAGGAACGAGGATTACCTCGCcgttaataaattttggaCCAACATTGAGAAGTTCATTTTGCAAAGACGGGACAGGTCTTGCTACACACGGAAAAGGAAGCTCTAG
- a CDS encoding BIS(5'-nucleosyl)-tetraphosphatase (putative) — protein sequence MRNSIIKAYGILLCRVLYSGTRNLLGDNSRIEFLFLKASYGNKHWSPPKGLHENNEDGLDTALRETLEETGLDRDKYKLLNYQKTLEYMVSDRLKETTYYLALLLNNEERITLSDEHTDYK from the exons ATGAG gaaCAGTATTATAAAAGCCTACGGCATTCTGCTATGTAGAGTCCTGTATAGTGGCACAAGAAACCTTTTAGGTGATAATTCAAGAATtgagtttttatttttaaaggcaTCGTACGGGAATAAACATTGGAGTCCTCCAAAAG GTCTGCACGAAAATAACGAAGATGGGTTAGACACTGCCCTGAGAGAAACGCTGGAGGAAACAGGACTCGATAGGGACAAGTACAAGTTACTAAATTATCAAAAG aCCCTAGAATATATGGTTAGTGATAGATTAAAGGAGACCACCTATTATTTGGCTCTTCTGCTGAACAACGAGGAACGCATCACTTTATCAGATGAACACACGGATTATAAGTAA